The genomic window GTTTGCCAGGTCCCTCTCTCCATGACTGGCCCTTACTGACAGGGGTCCTGGAGATGTAGGGGACAAGGCTTCATCATAGCTGGAGTTATCAGAGCCTCGACTCGAGTCTTCCTGACCCTACAAGCccataggaaagaaaacaaaaggtgtTTTGTAAGAAATTCAAAATTACTAGCTGCAAAATAAGACATTGGGACAAGCAGAAGTTGTCCCAATAGTCTGGAACAACTGTCTCAGGCTGTTGGTCCACAGGCAGCTGACCCAAGagctccctctcttcctcagATCAGCACTGAAGCTCATTCGATTCTTCTATAATCCGATTTAAGTCATTCATGTGGATTGTTTTCTACCAAGGCTGTCAGCTGATCTCACTCACTGAGACCTTCGAAACATACACGGGAGCGAACACAGAGTGAACAGAACAAGTACAAACACGAATCCACTTTCTGCAGTCAATGAATGACTGGAACAGCTCACTGTGCCTTGTGTAACAAGTGTGTCAATGTGCactcagcacattctgtatGACTACATCCACTGTGACAAAGTGGTCCATCCAGCAATGACAAATTTTACACAGACCTGCCCTGACAGGACAATGTCCTTACCCTGTGGCGCTTGCCCTGGATCTTTGTTCGAGCAATTTCGGAGCTGCTGCGCCGAGGCCCCCGTCGGCGCACACGAGCATAGTTAGCTTCCTGgaattccttcattttctttctctgcagccGAAACTGATGGCTGCAGCTGACATTGTACCTCAAAtaagcagaagcagagcagcagttaaGAAACAGCAACTATCTAAGTGTAATACTTCTCCTTGCTCTAGATGGGGATAAAACTCCTCTTTACCATCAAGTtctgttcctcctccttttaAGACTTCCCCTTGGAAGGAACCAGTCCAGACTTCTGACACAAGCAATATTTGGACACCAGAGTCTTGATCTAACATCTGAAGGGTCAATTAAGTCATTCCCCTAAGGGAAAAAAGACCCATAACAAGCACTCTGCTATCAACAGGAAGCAGCAATGACTAGTCTAActtctccccattttttttcccaaatgctcCCTTGTGTCTTTGTCTAGTACCAATGTATTAGACAGCGATCAGTGTGCATTAATTTAGGCAGTCAAATGTACATTTCACTGAAGAGAGGTTCTTTGCAGCCCCAGAacttcccccttcccacttCATTTTCTGAGCAAGCCAGAAATTCTGTTTATACTCAACACCACATCCACCTCTCCGGACCTAGAAGCATTTACAAATCATTTAGAGTCCTAAAGGATCTCTGTGGCCAGTACATCCCATGGAGGGAGAATCAGATATACTGCAGTGTTGTAAACTACTTGGATAAGGGGCACATGCCCAGTTCCATAAAATGCATAGTCAGAGATAAGGAAAATTCCGTCTTGCTATTATTACCTTTTAGCACAGGTCATGGAACAAAACCTCTTGGAGCCACGGAACTGAGTTGCTGGGGCGTACTTCCCACAATATTCACACTTCAACAAGTTTGCCTTCTTATCAAGCTCTAGAGAGATACAGAGATACACACTATCTGATGATCTGAACTGAAACAGATCACGCACACAATGATTCTCCATTCCACCGCTCTTCTTCTGAAGAGACAGATTCCAAGCACGATTTTCTACTGAATCTAGTAAGTAGTTAGCTTGGGGAAGAAGCTGGGAAAAGAGAGGCAGAAGCTCCACTAATTAGGACTTCAGGATATTGAACAGAGcaggttttttctccttgtcaGTACTGTTTCATGGAACAAGTGAAAAATAGCATATCCCTCACATCCTACAAGGCTGTGGGGGAAATCTTCATAGCTGCACTCTCTGTTCTGTCCACACATCCTTCACAGTCATTAGAGACAGGTACAGTTCAGATTCTCCTGCTTACTACTGACATGGGATGTGTCAGTAGTCatattaacaacaacaaaaaatattttgcactcAAAAAAAGGAGATTCTAGGTCCATAGCTTGAGTCTCTTAAGAGTTAGCAGGAAGAGGTACAAGTCTATAAAGTTAATAATACAGTATCAGAGAGCAGAAATTTTCAGTAACACTAACTAGACCTCCTGGTGCTGAAACTCACCCATGGAAgcactgtcccctcccagaGAATTGCTGGACAGGTTTTCATTCTGGCCAGAAGGAGCCTCTCCCTGCAGTGGTTTCTCAGATTCTTTCAGCAGCTGAGAACAACCCACCTGGATAGGAAGAGAATGAGTTGGACCCAATAGTAAAGGATTCTCTGTGTTCAGCATTTTCTGCAAAGTATATGCAGCTCAAAATTCAGCTCAGAAGAATCTCTCTGCCTAATAGGGAAGGAGACATGCTGAACAAAGTTATTAGTCCTTCCTGACTCAGAGGATTGGCCATTCATTCAAAGATCCCCAAATACTATCTGCCTGCAATATATATAGCCTGCAATTCCATGTAACTGCATTTCCCCTTATTTGCTTCAACCTCACTCACTGCCTGTTCAAAAGGCATCTTTCCCTCactaaaaatcagaaagaagaaCCTCCTTGTAATTCTTGCATAAATTATTGCTTTGGGGACTACTGGAGTAAACAGTTGCTGTAATACTTGTTCTACTTCTTCCAGCTCGTTCTCTTTAATGACACTTCTTAATGCCTTGCTTCATTCATGACACCTCcctccactcccttccccttcACTGTCTGCATCTCAAGGTAGAAATGCTGAGTTGGAACATGGGGAAAGATGGAAGTCCACCACCCTCCCAAGAAGCTTCTACAGctccctccccccaaaacaaaaaatccctactggaaagggctctgctccttcctggaTGACAAAGCCTTCAATGATGTGCGTGAGGATCTGGGGCTTGACGATGGCTTGTGGGGGTTTGGAGTCTCCCATCTGACGTGACACCATTGCCAGGTTTGGGGTGGAAGCAGAGGTGGGGGTAACTGAGGCTCCTTCACTTGACGTGATATTTGGGGTTGCAATGGCAGCAGTGTCAGAATTATCTGGAAAGTTAACAGCACAAGCGTCAGTTCCCTTTGCTCCACCTACTTCAAGCGGAATATAAGAACAGATCATTAGCACACACAAGCAGAGCTCTCCTTTGTACCTCACCTCCAAGGCCACTCTTCTCCTCTATGTTTTTGGGGCTGTCTGTTACAGGAGAGGACCTGGCAGGCAGGAGTGCAGTGACGTTGGGTgattcctccttctcctcctcagacTCTGCCTTGCGCTTTACTGCTAAGGTCTGAGATTTGCCCTGCATGAATAAAGAGGAACACGTAAGCACACAGAAGAGCTCCAAAGCAAAGAACACAAcagacaaaagacaaaaaaaaaaaatgtatcgTGCTCCATCATACTTGATTTCCAGCCTGGTTCCTTCTGGACGTGCTTCTAACTCCTTCACAGTACATACCTCTACTTAGGAGCATTTGCATAGCAAGGAACAAAGCTTGACAATACTCACTACCATACCACAGACTAGGACCTGGTGTCCCAATTCATGTTGATACATTGGTATAATATCAAGACAATATGTGAACCTCAAAGGATTGTTCCAGGAAGAATGAAATGGAATGGCATTAATTTCCAAACAGGCTTTTGGCTAAATCAGATCAGTTTCAGCAAAGGAGAGTCAAAAAAGCAGGGGACACATGTTCCCTATGAGCATAATTGCCCCCACTCTAAATATGAGACAAATCCTGTGACACCTTCCTGAAGAAGCAGATGGAGTCTAGAAACAATCTCAGAAACTGGCTAAGGAGGTGTTCAAAGTGAGGCTaaatggagctctgagcaacctggccgagcaacctggcctagcaacctgtgtccctgccacaggagggggcttggaactagatgatctttaaggtcctttccaactcaaatcatttatgattctatgatctgagTTTGTAAAGTGCTGTTGTCCCAGGGATTTAGGCAGGTCCTAACCAGACAATTCACAACAGCACAGACGAGGCTTGTGGAACACGAACcacctttgttttcctctgcacagcctgttGCTAGGAGATCCTCTGAGGCCTAGAGTCAGTGTCTGCTACCATATACCAAGGGGTCTGTGACACAGAAGaatccacactggagcagttcacGAAAAACTGCAGCTTGTGAAAAAGGCCcacattggagaagtttgtgaagGACTGTATCCCATGGGAGGGATCCCGTGCTACAGCAAGGGAAAAGCATGAGGAAGAGACAAAACCTTAAGAACTGAACCATAACCCCCATTTCCTGtcctcctgcactgctcagggggaggaggtagaagaGTTGGGAGTGAAGCCTGAGCCCATGAGGAAGGAAGCAGGTATTTTTTAGATTTGTTCTTTTCCAATTACCCTACACGGATTAATTggcagtaaattaaattaatttccctaaATTGAGTTGGTTTTGCCAGTGATGGTAATTGGCAAGTGATTTCCAcgtccttatctcaacccacaagcttttcattgtatttttctcctcatgTCCTGTTGTGAATGAGGAGTGATACAGCACCAACTTAGTGGTCACCCAGcagccagccaaggtcaacccacccCACTGTTACGTGTGATACTTAATATGTGATGTGGAAACCTGCTCCATTTGGGGGCAAGCCTTTGAATGATAATGTGGAATAGAAATGCTTGTAGTCAGTAATTCCAGGGGTTGGATTGGAATTAGTGGTTTTGAGAGCAAAAAAGTCTCCACATCCCTTTCCCCAAACCCCttgcccatcccatcccactgaCCTGGGCCTGGACTGCGATTGGTGTCCTAGGAATGAACAAAGAGAATCCATATGCTATTCTCCTTCTCAATGGTATCACTTACTGGCAACTGGACAGACTGCATGTAGAATGCTGCTGGCATCTGAGCCACAACTGGAGAGGAAGCTGGGCTCTTCACCATGTGGGCTGTGCCTTGAACTTGTGCCAAATTCACCCCTGTGGTGAGAGGAGGAGCTTCCTGTGAGGATGCTGGAGCTGAAGATGATGATGGGGAAGCAGCATGGGTTTGGGAAACAGGCTGGACTACAGCTGGCATTCCCCGGGATGTCGGCACTGCTGCAGCAATCTGAGCCAAACCCAGTGCTTGGGCTTGGCCTGAGCCCTGCTGCCGAGTACCCACTACCTGCACTGGGATGTGTGGTGGAGGCTGCTGTGTTGCTGACATTTTGGCAGGCCCAAGCTGAGGTGGTTTGATGGGGGTGACCAGAGATTTTGACTGAATTGGAACAGGTGACTTTGTGGCTGGCTGGCAAGGACtgtcctgctggagctgcaaaTGCTGGGGTTGGGACTGCAACATAGGTTGTACCACAAGGGTCTGAGCCTGCTGCTGGTTCTGAGGTGGAGCCTGCTGCTGTGGAGGctgagtttgctgctgctgttgggtcagagatgctgcttgctgctgttgctgctgctgggccagTTGAAGATGAGTGGCTGTGTGAAGAAGCTGGGACTGGCGGTGCTGGAACTGCTGCTGGTGATGAATGGCTATCTGCTGCTGGATCACCACCTGCTTCTGCAGatggatctgctgctgctgctggatcagTGAGTGTGGCTGAATCTGCGTATACGTTGCTACACAAACACAGAGtgagaaaaaacagagcagaaaagttAGTAACGATGCAGCTGGGAACAACAAAAACAAGGCAGGCAGCCACTGCATTGGCTTGAGACATTAAGCTCCAAAATGACTGTTAGCTTACTGGCAGAGGACATAAGGGACTAAATCAACTTCTCATGCTAATAGGGAGGGATAACCCCTCAAGACAAGAGGTCTCTGGGAGCCCAGAAGCTGGGAGGTGTGTGGGAAAACCTTTCACTATCAGGGCTTTCAAATGCTATTCTTGCGAAAGCCCAGTGGTCTCCAAGAGAAAAAGCAGGTGTGCACTTACCTGAGCTAATCAAGGTCTGACTGGGTGCTGGTGTAGCAGTCCTGGTCAGGTTCATGCCCACTGTTTGCTGTCCGCTGCTGTCCGTTTCGCCCTTTTTTGTGGTTGcattctctgtctctgtctggCTTCCCTGGCTGACAGTCACAGCCTGGGCAGCCGCTACTGGTAATGGCTGAACCACCCCTGTGCCCTTCCTTTGGCAactgccagcagcacctgccGAGGAGGTCTGGCTCAATCCCATTGAGGTCTGGCTCCCACCACTTGCCACCACACCCCCGGAGACACCATTGCTGCCTGTTGCTCCCTGGCTCAGGTTGAGGGACtggccagcagtgccagaggaGGCCTGAGCCACTGCCACAGTCTGGCCTGTGCTGGTGGCCTGTGGTAAGCCCGAAGCCTGGGAGcttcctggcagagctgccttctGAGCAGAGCCTTGGAGCTGGGTGTTAGTGGTGGAGGTCTGCTGGCTCCTCACAGCCAAGTTCTGCACCTAGAAACACACATACAAAACAGAATCCATTTGCTTTATACACATTACTTGCTGGGAGTTTGACAGAGAATGTGTAAGCAACACACTCTACTGGCATGCAGGCTAAGTTGATGCCTCAAGTCTCACGTGAGGAGCTGGCTAACACTGCAGGGCAAAGCTCAGGTATGGCTCGCCCCAGGAAGCACATTATCCTGAactccctgctgctccatctCTGATGGAAATTAAAGATCTCATGGCACTTTGTGAACAAGATTTGAGGATACCATCTTTCTCCGAGGCATGTTACAGCCTTCAGACCTGCCTGCCATACAATTGCACTGGTAGGACCCAGTTTAGCATCGCTCTAAAAGCACTGAGATACTGCTTTAAAGACCAATCATTCCTTTTCAATTTT from Chiroxiphia lanceolata isolate bChiLan1 chromosome 2, bChiLan1.pri, whole genome shotgun sequence includes these protein-coding regions:
- the PHC1 gene encoding polyhomeotic-like protein 1 isoform X4 gives rise to the protein METESEQNSNSTSGSSSSGGSTRPQISQMSLYERQAVQALQALQRQPNAAQYFHQFMLQQQFNSAQLHSLAAVQQATIAASRQASSPNTSTSQQTTTTQASLHANSDTQAQHTNEINLATTSAAQLISRSQSVSSPSATTLTQSVLLGNTTSPPLNQSQAQMYLRPQLGNLLQVNRTLGRNVPLASQLILMPNGAVAAVQQEVPPTQSPGVHADTDQVQNLAVRSQQTSTTNTQLQGSAQKAALPGSSQASGLPQATSTGQTVAVAQASSGTAGQSLNLSQGATGSNGVSGGVVASGGSQTSMGLSQTSSAGAAGSCQRKGTGVVQPLPVAAAQAVTVSQGSQTETENATTKKGETDSSGQQTVGMNLTRTATPAPSQTLISSATYTQIQPHSLIQQQQQIHLQKQVVIQQQIAIHHQQQFQHRQSQLLHTATHLQLAQQQQQQQAASLTQQQQQTQPPQQQAPPQNQQQAQTLVVQPMLQSQPQHLQLQQDSPCQPATKSPVPIQSKSLVTPIKPPQLGPAKMSATQQPPPHIPVQVVGTRQQGSGQAQALGLAQIAAAVPTSRGMPAVVQPVSQTHAASPSSSSAPASSQEAPPLTTGVNLAQVQGTAHMVKSPASSPVVAQMPAAFYMQSVQLPGKSQTLAVKRKAESEEEKEESPNVTALLPARSSPVTDSPKNIEEKSGLGDNSDTAAIATPNITSSEGASVTPTSASTPNLAMVSRQMGDSKPPQAIVKPQILTHIIEGFVIQEGAEPFPVGCSQLLKESEKPLQGEAPSGQNENLSSNSLGGDSASMELDKKANLLKCEYCGKYAPATQFRGSKRFCSMTCAKRGMT
- the PHC1 gene encoding polyhomeotic-like protein 1 isoform X3; the encoded protein is METESEQNSNSTSGSSSSGGSTRPQISQMSLYERQAVQALQALQRQPNAAQYFHQFMLQQQFNSAQLHSLAAVQQATIAASRQASSPNTSTSQQTTTTQASINLATTSAAQLISRSQSVSSPSATTLTQSVLLGNTTSPPLNQSQAQMYLRPQLGNLLQVNRTLGRNVPLASQLILMPNGAVAAVQQEVPPTQSPGVHADTDQVQNLAVRSQQTSTTNTQLQGSAQKAALPGSSQASGLPQATSTGQTVAVAQASSGTAGQSLNLSQGATGSNGVSGGVVASGGSQTSMGLSQTSSAGAAGSCQRKGTGVVQPLPVAAAQAVTVSQGSQTETENATTKKGETDSSGQQTVGMNLTRTATPAPSQTLISSATYTQIQPHSLIQQQQQIHLQKQVVIQQQIAIHHQQQFQHRQSQLLHTATHLQLAQQQQQQQAASLTQQQQQTQPPQQQAPPQNQQQAQTLVVQPMLQSQPQHLQLQQDSPCQPATKSPVPIQSKSLVTPIKPPQLGPAKMSATQQPPPHIPVQVVGTRQQGSGQAQALGLAQIAAAVPTSRGMPAVVQPVSQTHAASPSSSSAPASSQEAPPLTTGVNLAQVQGTAHMVKSPASSPVVAQMPAAFYMQSVQLPGKSQTLAVKRKAESEEEKEESPNVTALLPARSSPVTDSPKNIEEKSGLGDNSDTAAIATPNITSSEGASVTPTSASTPNLAMVSRQMGDSKPPQAIVKPQILTHIIEGFVIQEGAEPFPVGCSQLLKESEKPLQGEAPSGQNENLSSNSLGGDSASMELDKKANLLKCEYCGKYAPATQFRGSKRFCSMTCAKRYNVSCSHQFRLQRKKMKEFQEANYARVRRRGPRRSSSEIARTKIQGKRHRGQEDSSRGSDNSSYDEALSPTSPGPLSVRASHGERDLANSSMAPPTPDLHGINPVFLSSNPSRWSVEEVYEFIASLQGCQEIAEEFRAQEIDGQALLLLKEEHLMSAMNIKLGPALKICAKINVLKET
- the PHC1 gene encoding polyhomeotic-like protein 1 isoform X2, with translation METESEQNSNSTSGSSSSGGSTRPQISQMSLYERQAVQALQALQRQPNAAQYFHQFMLQQQFNSAQLHSLAAVQQATIAASRQASSPNTSTSQQTTTTQASLHANSDTQAQHTNEINLATTSAAQLISRSQSVSSPSATTLTQSVLLGNTTSPPLNQSQAQMYLRVNRTLGRNVPLASQLILMPNGAVAAVQQEVPPTQSPGVHADTDQVQNLAVRSQQTSTTNTQLQGSAQKAALPGSSQASGLPQATSTGQTVAVAQASSGTAGQSLNLSQGATGSNGVSGGVVASGGSQTSMGLSQTSSAGAAGSCQRKGTGVVQPLPVAAAQAVTVSQGSQTETENATTKKGETDSSGQQTVGMNLTRTATPAPSQTLISSATYTQIQPHSLIQQQQQIHLQKQVVIQQQIAIHHQQQFQHRQSQLLHTATHLQLAQQQQQQQAASLTQQQQQTQPPQQQAPPQNQQQAQTLVVQPMLQSQPQHLQLQQDSPCQPATKSPVPIQSKSLVTPIKPPQLGPAKMSATQQPPPHIPVQVVGTRQQGSGQAQALGLAQIAAAVPTSRGMPAVVQPVSQTHAASPSSSSAPASSQEAPPLTTGVNLAQVQGTAHMVKSPASSPVVAQMPAAFYMQSVQLPGKSQTLAVKRKAESEEEKEESPNVTALLPARSSPVTDSPKNIEEKSGLGDNSDTAAIATPNITSSEGASVTPTSASTPNLAMVSRQMGDSKPPQAIVKPQILTHIIEGFVIQEGAEPFPVGCSQLLKESEKPLQGEAPSGQNENLSSNSLGGDSASMELDKKANLLKCEYCGKYAPATQFRGSKRFCSMTCAKRYNVSCSHQFRLQRKKMKEFQEANYARVRRRGPRRSSSEIARTKIQGKRHRGQEDSSRGSDNSSYDEALSPTSPGPLSVRASHGERDLANSSMAPPTPDLHGINPVFLSSNPSRWSVEEVYEFIASLQGCQEIAEEFRAQEIDGQALLLLKEEHLMSAMNIKLGPALKICAKINVLKET
- the PHC1 gene encoding polyhomeotic-like protein 1 isoform X1; this encodes METESEQNSNSTSGSSSSGGSTRPQISQMSLYERQAVQALQALQRQPNAAQYFHQFMLQQQFNSAQLHSLAAVQQATIAASRQASSPNTSTSQQTTTTQASLHANSDTQAQHTNEINLATTSAAQLISRSQSVSSPSATTLTQSVLLGNTTSPPLNQSQAQMYLRPQLGNLLQVNRTLGRNVPLASQLILMPNGAVAAVQQEVPPTQSPGVHADTDQVQNLAVRSQQTSTTNTQLQGSAQKAALPGSSQASGLPQATSTGQTVAVAQASSGTAGQSLNLSQGATGSNGVSGGVVASGGSQTSMGLSQTSSAGAAGSCQRKGTGVVQPLPVAAAQAVTVSQGSQTETENATTKKGETDSSGQQTVGMNLTRTATPAPSQTLISSATYTQIQPHSLIQQQQQIHLQKQVVIQQQIAIHHQQQFQHRQSQLLHTATHLQLAQQQQQQQAASLTQQQQQTQPPQQQAPPQNQQQAQTLVVQPMLQSQPQHLQLQQDSPCQPATKSPVPIQSKSLVTPIKPPQLGPAKMSATQQPPPHIPVQVVGTRQQGSGQAQALGLAQIAAAVPTSRGMPAVVQPVSQTHAASPSSSSAPASSQEAPPLTTGVNLAQVQGTAHMVKSPASSPVVAQMPAAFYMQSVQLPGKSQTLAVKRKAESEEEKEESPNVTALLPARSSPVTDSPKNIEEKSGLGDNSDTAAIATPNITSSEGASVTPTSASTPNLAMVSRQMGDSKPPQAIVKPQILTHIIEGFVIQEGAEPFPVGCSQLLKESEKPLQGEAPSGQNENLSSNSLGGDSASMELDKKANLLKCEYCGKYAPATQFRGSKRFCSMTCAKRYNVSCSHQFRLQRKKMKEFQEANYARVRRRGPRRSSSEIARTKIQGKRHRGQEDSSRGSDNSSYDEALSPTSPGPLSVRASHGERDLANSSMAPPTPDLHGINPVFLSSNPSRWSVEEVYEFIASLQGCQEIAEEFRAQEIDGQALLLLKEEHLMSAMNIKLGPALKICAKINVLKET